A segment of the Bombus huntii isolate Logan2020A chromosome 9, iyBomHunt1.1, whole genome shotgun sequence genome:
GTCcggaattttctaatttttcttaaaaacaaAAGTATTCAGGAGtaaaatatttagtaaatTTACATCATTGATCGCCACATTGAATGTTTCACAGATATGAACTGCGCAAGTCAAACAATCGCAAAACACCGCGGAAaacaattagaaaaataaCCTGCATATTTTCTACCCAGTTTTCATTACATTATTAAAGCTACGTGTGGCTGGAATACGAATGCAATCTTGCATTTGACAAATTCTAAGCTAAATACTATACAATCGTGAAATAGTTCCTTACTAAATTATTggataacaaatatatttagaaataaaatgtattaatgCTAGCTACTATATTCTATGTTGTATTGCAGTATACACAATGACTCGAAACTCTATTATGGAAGGTATATCAAAATAATACAGCTATGAACAaaattgtttaacgttattataaaattgttggCCCTGAAAAGGGCCGATGATTATGTCTTAGGGTGCTGCAACGTTTACTTGGAGCTGGTATACTTAGTGACAGCTTTCGTGCCTTCAGAAACGGCGTGCTTAGCCAATTCACCAGGCAACAAAAGCCTGACAGCAGTTTGGATTTCCCGAGACGTGATGGTAGATCTCTTGTTGTAATGTGCCAAGCGTGAAGCTTCGGCAGCGATACGCTCAAAAACATCATTAACAAAGCTGTTCATGATGCTCATGGCTTTACTGGAAATACCAGTATCAGGATGGACCTGCTTCAACACTTTATAGATGTAGATGGCATAGCTTtccttcctcctcctcttcttcttcttatcAGACTTACTGATATTTTTCTGAGCTTTGCCAGCTTTCTTCACAGCTTTTCCACTAGCCTTCGGTGGCATCTTCGAACTTGCTTTGTAGACTTCAAATACACTCGCTGAGACAATTTGAGACTGAATGTCGAACTCCGATCCTGGCTTCTTATATATCCAGAAACGGGACGGCAGCAGCGCACCAATGGCGTGCGAGCTCGCACGCCATTGGTCCGCTTGAGTTCATAACGGTCGGCCTAATAAAGGCAGAGCTGTAAAGAAAACGGAATATTTCTCTCTCACATCTGTTGGAGTGCATTTGTGGTACTTACCCCAAGTTCAACGTAAAACATGTCTGGCCGCGGCAAAGGTGGAAAAGCCAAGGGAAAGGCAAAGTCTCGTTCGAACAGAGCTGGCCTGCAATTCCCTGTTGGTCGTATTCATAGGCTTCTTCGTAAAGGAAATTACGCCGAGCGCGTCGGTGCTGGGGCACCTGTATACTTGGCGGCCGTTATGGAATAC
Coding sequences within it:
- the LOC126869157 gene encoding histone H2B, whose protein sequence is MPPKASGKAVKKAGKAQKNISKSDKKKKRRRKESYAIYIYKVLKQVHPDTGISSKAMSIMNSFVNDVFERIAAEASRLAHYNKRSTITSREIQTAVRLLLPGELAKHAVSEGTKAVTKYTSSK